One genomic region from Candidatus Bathyarchaeota archaeon encodes:
- a CDS encoding ribonuclease P, which translates to MPVQKARPRYLAFRVIAEKPVSQLEVFNAILRAVLSLHGEYGLASANIHLIDFDSEKNSGIIKCNHKAVPLLRSSIVTITQIAGKPAIVSATRVSGTVKRLRQKLSTK; encoded by the coding sequence TTGCCAGTCCAAAAAGCAAGACCTAGATATCTAGCATTTAGGGTTATCGCAGAAAAGCCTGTATCTCAGCTTGAGGTATTTAATGCGATTTTAAGGGCTGTTTTATCTCTTCACGGCGAATACGGGCTGGCGAGTGCTAATATACATTTAATAGATTTTGATTCGGAGAAAAACTCAGGGATCATCAAGTGTAATCATAAAGCAGTACCCCTTCTACGTTCCTCAATTGTCACGATAACTCAAATTGCTGGAAAGCCAGCTATTGTTTCTGCCACCAGAGTGTCTGGAACGGTTAAACGGCTTCGGCAAAAACTCTCAACCAAATAA
- a CDS encoding phosphopantetheine adenylyltransferase, which translates to MKRYKKVAIGGTFDQLHLGHRALIKKAFELGDLVIVGITTDEMVKALHKPHEVAPYSERRRELEEFLRSQNWFTRAKFFPLNDPYGPTLEKPDLNAIVVSKETEHTAREINRLRQTKGLSPLDIIVIDTVLAEDSIPISTTRIRLKEIDRNGRLLLPKR; encoded by the coding sequence ATGAAGCGCTATAAAAAAGTGGCAATCGGCGGCACCTTCGATCAACTTCATTTAGGGCATCGCGCTCTAATTAAAAAGGCATTTGAATTGGGAGATTTAGTCATAGTTGGAATAACTACCGACGAGATGGTGAAAGCTCTTCATAAACCACATGAGGTTGCACCTTATTCTGAACGAAGAAGAGAACTTGAAGAGTTTTTGAGGTCTCAGAACTGGTTTACGCGGGCAAAATTCTTCCCATTAAACGATCCCTATGGGCCGACCCTAGAGAAGCCCGATTTAAATGCAATCGTTGTGAGCAAAGAGACTGAGCATACTGCGAGAGAAATAAATAGGTTACGTCAGACTAAGGGTTTGAGTCCTCTTGACATCATCGTTATCGATACAGTTCTTGCGGAGGATTCGATTCCAATTTCAACCACTCGGATTCGATTAAAGGAAATTGACCGTAACGGTCGTTTACTCTTGCCTAAGCGATGA